A window of the Cannabis sativa cultivar Pink pepper isolate KNU-18-1 chromosome X, ASM2916894v1, whole genome shotgun sequence genome harbors these coding sequences:
- the LOC115700931 gene encoding tubby-like F-box protein 5 has product MSFKSLVRELREMKEGIGNISRRRIMGKLNHRRSKSHIAPEGSSSTVSSSWTCSALVQQGRWANLPPELLLDIIQRVESSETTWPARRDVVACASVCRSWREITKEVVKTPEQSGWLTFPISLKQPGPRDSPIQCFIKRERATSTFRLYLGLTPALAGDMSKLLLAARKIRRATSTEFVISLAADDFSRTSSSYIGKLRSNFLGTKFTIYDSQPPCDPVIQTNCRSRRRIHSKQVSPRVPAANYNVATISYELNVLRTRGPRRMQCTMHSIPISSVQEGGVAPTPTEFTNGLEEQCFSSPLSVSNAKKPLVELSSSNLTDSMDLVQCTRDPLILKNKAPRWHEQLQCWCLNFKGRVTVASVKNFQLVAAAEPCQNVSAAEQEKVILQFGKIGKDIFTMDYRYPLSAFQAFSICLSSFDTKPACE; this is encoded by the exons ATGTCATTCAAAAGCTTAGTTCGCGAGCTCAGAGAGATGAAAGAAGGCATTGGCAACATATCAAGAAGAAGGATAATGGGAAAGCTTAATCATCGGAGGAGTAAGTCACACATTGCCCCTGAAGGGTCTTCGTCAACGGTTTCATCGTCTTGGACTTGTTCTGCATTGGTTCAGCAGGGCCGGTGGGCGAACTTGCCACCTGAGTTGCTTCTTGACATAATCCAACGCGTAGAATCCAGTGAGACCACCTGGCCTGCTCGGAGGGATGTGGTTGCTTGTGCCTCTGTTTGCAGGTCGTGGAGGGAAATTACTAAAGAAGTCGTCAAAACTCCTGAGCAGTCCGGGTGGCTTACTTTTCCCATCTCACTCAAGCAG CCGGGGCCAAGAGATTCTCCGATTCAGTGCTTTATTAAGAGGGAAAGAGCGACTTCAACATTTCGACTGTATCTTGGTTTAACTCCTG CTTTGGCTGGCGATATGAGCAAACTGCTGTTGGCGGCAAGAAAAATCAGACGGGCAACAAGTACAGAATTTGTGATATCCCTGGCTGCAGATGACTTCTCTCGAACAAGCAGTAGTTACATTGGAAAACTAAG ATCTAATTTTTTGGGCACAAAGTTCACCATTTACGATAGTCAGCCTCCATGTGACCCTGTGATCCAAACAAATTGTAGATCGCGGAGAAGAATTCATTCAAAGCAGGTATCTCCAAGGGTACCTgctgctaattacaatgttgcCACTATATCATACGAGCTTAATGTTCTGCGTACAAGAGGCCCAAGGAGAATGCAGTGCACCATGCATTCAATCCCCATTTCTTCAGTACAAGAAGGGGGAGTTGCCCCGACTCCAACGGAATTCACAAATGGCCTTGAAGAGCAATGTTTTTCATCCCCATTGTCAGTTTCAAACGCAAAGAAGCCACTTGTTGAGTTGAGCTCCAGTAATCTCACAGACTCTATGGACTTGGTTCAGTGCACAAGGGATCctcttattttgaaaaataaagctCCAAGATGGCACGAGCAGTTGCAATGCTGGTGCCTTAATTTCAAGGGACGAGTTACGGTGGCATCAGTGAAGAATTTCCAGTTGGTGGCAGCTGCTGAGCCTTGCCAAAATGTTTCAGCAGCTGAGCAGGAAAAGGTGATACTGCAATTTGGAAAGATTGGGAAAGACATATTCACAATGGACTATCGGTACCCTCTTTCTGCTTTCCAAGCCTTTTCAATCTGCCTAAGTAGCTTTGACACGAAACCTGCCTGCGAATGA